One segment of Macaca fascicularis isolate 582-1 chromosome 2, T2T-MFA8v1.1 DNA contains the following:
- the MYNN gene encoding myoneurin isoform X5, with protein sequence MSNIASVKSPYEAENSGEELDQRYSKAKPMCNTCGKVFSEASSLRRHMRIHKGVKPYVCHLCGKAFTQCNQLKTHVRTHTGEKPYKCELCDKGFAQKCQLVFHSRMHHGEEKPYKCDVCNLQFATSSNLKIHARKHSGEKPYVCDRCGQRFAQASTLTYHVRRHTGEKPYVCDTCGKAFAVSSSLITHSRKHTGEKPYICGICGKSFISSGELNKHFRSHTGERPFICELCGNSYTDIKNLKKHKTKVHSGADKTLDSSVEDHTLSEQDSIQKSPLSETMDVKPSDMTLPLALPLGTEDHHMLLPVTDTQSPTSDTLLRSTVNGYSEPQLIFLQQLY encoded by the exons ATGTCTAATATAGCCAGTGTCAAGAGTCCTTATGAGGCAGAGAACTCTGGGGAAGAGCTGGATCAGAGGTATTCCAAGGCCAAGCCAATGTGTAACACATGTGGGAAAGTATTTTCAGAAGCCAGCAGTTTGAGAAGGCACATGAGAATACACAAAGGAGTTAAACCTTACGTCTGCCACTTATGTGGAAAGGCATTTACCCAATGTAACCAGCTGAAAACGCATGTAAGAACTCATACAG GTGAGAAGCCATACAAATGTGAATTGTGTGATAAAGGATTTGCTCAGAAATGTCAGCTAGTCTTCCATAGTCGCATGCATCATGGTGaagaaaaaccctataaatgtgaTGTATGCAACTTACAGTTTGCAACTTCTAGCAATCTCAAGATTCATGCAAG GAAGCATAGTGGAGAGAAGCCATATGTCTGTGATAGGTGTGGACAGAGATTTGCTCAAGCCAGCACACTGACCTATCATGTCCGTAGGCATACTGGAGAAAAGCCTTATGTATGTGATACCTGTGGGAAGGCATTTGCTGTCTCTAGTTCTCTTATCACTCATTCTCGAAAACATACAG GTGAAAAACCATACATATGTGGTATTTGTGGGAAAAGTTTTATTTCCTCAGGAGAGCTCAACAAACACTTTCGGTCCCATACAG gaGAGAGACCATTTATCTGTGAATTATGTGGAAATTCTTACacagatattaaaaatttaaagaagcacAAAACAAAAGTCCATTCTG GTGCAGATAAAACTCTAGACTCCAGTGTAGAGGATCATACTTTGAGTGAACAAGATTCCATACAAAAAAGTCCTTTATCAGAAACTATGGATGTGAAGCCTTCTGATATGACTTTACCATTAGCTCTTCCACTTGGGACTGAGGACCATCACATGCTATTGCCTGTCACGGATACTCAGTCTCCTACATCAGATACATTGTTGAGGTCAACTGTGAATGGGTATTCAGaaccacaattaatttttttacaacAATTATACTGA
- the MYNN gene encoding myoneurin isoform X3: protein MEDFAFIANPSSTEICSITGNVELNQQTCLLTLRDYNNREKSEVSTDSVQANPKQGALAKKSSQTKKKKKPFNSPKTGQNKTVQYPSDILENASVELFLDANKLSTPVVEQVAQINDNSELELTSVVENTFPAQDIVQTVTVKRKRGKSQPNCALKEHSMSNIASVKSPYEAENSGEELDQRYSKAKPMCNTCGKVFSEASSLRRHMRIHKGVKPYVCHLCGKAFTQCNQLKTHVRTHTGEKPYKCELCDKGFAQKCQLVFHSRMHHGEEKPYKCDVCNLQFATSSNLKIHARKHSGEKPYVCDRCGQRFAQASTLTYHVRRHTGEKPYVCDTCGKAFAVSSSLITHSRKHTGEKPYICGICGKSFISSGELNKHFRSHTGERPFICELCGNSYTDIKNLKKHKTKVHSGADKTLDSSVEDHTLSEQDSIQKSPLSETMDVKPSDMTLPLALPLGTEDHHMLLPVTDTQSPTSDTLLRSTVNGYSEPQLIFLQQLY, encoded by the exons atggaagattttgcttttattgctaATCCTTCTTCTACAGAGATATGTAGTATTACTGGAAACGTTGAATTGAATCAACAGACTTGTCTTCTTACTCTGCGAGATTATAATAATCGAGAGAAATCAGAAGTATCTACAGATTCAGTTCAGGCAAATCCTAAACAAGGGGCATTAGCAAAAAAgtcatctcaaacaaaaaagaagaagaagcctTTCAACTCCCCGAAAACAGGGCAGAATAAAACAGTGCAATATCCCAGTGACATCTTAGAGAATGCGTCTGTTGAATTATTCCTAGATGCAAATAAACTGTCCACACCTGTAGTAGAACAAGTTgcacaaataaatgataattcAGAACTCGAGTTGACATCAGTTGTGGAAAATACTTTTCCAGCACAAGATATTGTGCAGACTGTTACAGTGAAACGGAAACGTGGAAAGTCACAGCCAAACTGTGCTCTGAAAGAACACTCTATGTCTAATATAGCCAGTGTCAAGAGTCCTTATGAGGCAGAGAACTCTGGGGAAGAGCTGGATCAGAGGTATTCCAAGGCCAAGCCAATGTGTAACACATGTGGGAAAGTATTTTCAGAAGCCAGCAGTTTGAGAAGGCACATGAGAATACACAAAGGAGTTAAACCTTACGTCTGCCACTTATGTGGAAAGGCATTTACCCAATGTAACCAGCTGAAAACGCATGTAAGAACTCATACAG GTGAGAAGCCATACAAATGTGAATTGTGTGATAAAGGATTTGCTCAGAAATGTCAGCTAGTCTTCCATAGTCGCATGCATCATGGTGaagaaaaaccctataaatgtgaTGTATGCAACTTACAGTTTGCAACTTCTAGCAATCTCAAGATTCATGCAAG GAAGCATAGTGGAGAGAAGCCATATGTCTGTGATAGGTGTGGACAGAGATTTGCTCAAGCCAGCACACTGACCTATCATGTCCGTAGGCATACTGGAGAAAAGCCTTATGTATGTGATACCTGTGGGAAGGCATTTGCTGTCTCTAGTTCTCTTATCACTCATTCTCGAAAACATACAG GTGAAAAACCATACATATGTGGTATTTGTGGGAAAAGTTTTATTTCCTCAGGAGAGCTCAACAAACACTTTCGGTCCCATACAG gaGAGAGACCATTTATCTGTGAATTATGTGGAAATTCTTACacagatattaaaaatttaaagaagcacAAAACAAAAGTCCATTCTG GTGCAGATAAAACTCTAGACTCCAGTGTAGAGGATCATACTTTGAGTGAACAAGATTCCATACAAAAAAGTCCTTTATCAGAAACTATGGATGTGAAGCCTTCTGATATGACTTTACCATTAGCTCTTCCACTTGGGACTGAGGACCATCACATGCTATTGCCTGTCACGGATACTCAGTCTCCTACATCAGATACATTGTTGAGGTCAACTGTGAATGGGTATTCAGaaccacaattaatttttttacaacAATTATACTGA
- the MYNN gene encoding myoneurin isoform X4 — protein MEDFAFIANPSSTEICSITGNVELNQQTCLLTLRDYNNREKSEVSTDSVQANPKQGALAKKSSQTKKKKKPFNSPKTGQNKTVQYPSDILENASVELFLDANKLSTPVVEQVAQINDNSELELTSVVENTFPAQDIVQTVTVKRKRGKSQPNCALKEHSMSNIASVKSPYEAENSGEELDQRYSKAKPMCNTCGKVFSEASSLRRHMRIHKGVKPYVCHLCGKAFTQCNQLKTHVRTHTGEKPYKCELCDKGFAQKCQLVFHSRMHHGEEKPYKCDVCNLQFATSSNLKIHARKHSGEKPYVCDRCGQRFAQASTLTYHVRRHTGEKPYVCDTCGKAFAVSSSLITHSRKHTGERPFICELCGNSYTDIKNLKKHKTKVHSGADKTLDSSVEDHTLSEQDSIQKSPLSETMDVKPSDMTLPLALPLGTEDHHMLLPVTDTQSPTSDTLLRSTVNGYSEPQLIFLQQLY, from the exons atggaagattttgcttttattgctaATCCTTCTTCTACAGAGATATGTAGTATTACTGGAAACGTTGAATTGAATCAACAGACTTGTCTTCTTACTCTGCGAGATTATAATAATCGAGAGAAATCAGAAGTATCTACAGATTCAGTTCAGGCAAATCCTAAACAAGGGGCATTAGCAAAAAAgtcatctcaaacaaaaaagaagaagaagcctTTCAACTCCCCGAAAACAGGGCAGAATAAAACAGTGCAATATCCCAGTGACATCTTAGAGAATGCGTCTGTTGAATTATTCCTAGATGCAAATAAACTGTCCACACCTGTAGTAGAACAAGTTgcacaaataaatgataattcAGAACTCGAGTTGACATCAGTTGTGGAAAATACTTTTCCAGCACAAGATATTGTGCAGACTGTTACAGTGAAACGGAAACGTGGAAAGTCACAGCCAAACTGTGCTCTGAAAGAACACTCTATGTCTAATATAGCCAGTGTCAAGAGTCCTTATGAGGCAGAGAACTCTGGGGAAGAGCTGGATCAGAGGTATTCCAAGGCCAAGCCAATGTGTAACACATGTGGGAAAGTATTTTCAGAAGCCAGCAGTTTGAGAAGGCACATGAGAATACACAAAGGAGTTAAACCTTACGTCTGCCACTTATGTGGAAAGGCATTTACCCAATGTAACCAGCTGAAAACGCATGTAAGAACTCATACAG GTGAGAAGCCATACAAATGTGAATTGTGTGATAAAGGATTTGCTCAGAAATGTCAGCTAGTCTTCCATAGTCGCATGCATCATGGTGaagaaaaaccctataaatgtgaTGTATGCAACTTACAGTTTGCAACTTCTAGCAATCTCAAGATTCATGCAAG GAAGCATAGTGGAGAGAAGCCATATGTCTGTGATAGGTGTGGACAGAGATTTGCTCAAGCCAGCACACTGACCTATCATGTCCGTAGGCATACTGGAGAAAAGCCTTATGTATGTGATACCTGTGGGAAGGCATTTGCTGTCTCTAGTTCTCTTATCACTCATTCTCGAAAACATACAG gaGAGAGACCATTTATCTGTGAATTATGTGGAAATTCTTACacagatattaaaaatttaaagaagcacAAAACAAAAGTCCATTCTG GTGCAGATAAAACTCTAGACTCCAGTGTAGAGGATCATACTTTGAGTGAACAAGATTCCATACAAAAAAGTCCTTTATCAGAAACTATGGATGTGAAGCCTTCTGATATGACTTTACCATTAGCTCTTCCACTTGGGACTGAGGACCATCACATGCTATTGCCTGTCACGGATACTCAGTCTCCTACATCAGATACATTGTTGAGGTCAACTGTGAATGGGTATTCAGaaccacaattaatttttttacaacAATTATACTGA